The following coding sequences are from one Methanooceanicella nereidis window:
- the aroA gene encoding 3-phosphoshikimate 1-carboxyvinyltransferase, with product MNAKVSKSEVWGSVEAPPSKSYTHRAIVIGSLGKYSKIQKPLLSADTLATVDACRALGAEIKVEGEEIEIAGVIGKPKVPDNVIDAKNSGTTLRLCMSMAALADGATVFTGDESLRKRPNKPLIKALNDLGAVCYSTRGTGTAPIVVHGVMEGGKISIDGGISSQFISSLLISCPFAKNETRIEIEGELKSRPYIEVTLEMLEKAGAQVATNFKEFVIPTEQEYDLRSYRIPGDFSSASYMVAAAAITGTKVTVNNLFESKQGDSAILEYLLDMGANVYWDTEKGSVTVEGGELHGIEIDASATPDLVPTLAVLGACAKGTTRIVNAEHVRFKETDRLKAMANELKEMGVDIIEKPDGLVIKGGMMRGAHVEGYDDHRIVMSLAIAGLVATGTTTITDADAINISYPGFFDDLKKLGAKVEF from the coding sequence ATGAACGCGAAGGTCAGCAAGTCCGAAGTATGGGGCAGTGTCGAAGCCCCTCCGTCGAAAAGTTATACTCATAGGGCTATCGTAATCGGAAGCCTTGGCAAATACTCAAAGATACAGAAGCCGCTGCTATCAGCGGACACTCTCGCGACCGTGGACGCATGCAGGGCGCTGGGTGCCGAGATAAAAGTAGAGGGCGAGGAAATAGAGATAGCGGGCGTCATAGGAAAGCCAAAAGTGCCGGATAACGTGATAGATGCAAAGAATAGCGGCACGACCTTAAGGCTGTGCATGTCCATGGCGGCGCTTGCCGATGGTGCTACGGTCTTCACCGGGGACGAGTCCCTGAGAAAAAGACCTAACAAGCCTTTGATAAAAGCCTTAAACGACCTCGGCGCTGTTTGCTATTCGACCAGAGGCACCGGCACCGCGCCCATAGTAGTGCATGGTGTTATGGAAGGCGGGAAGATCTCCATAGACGGGGGGATCAGCTCACAGTTCATATCTTCGCTCCTTATCTCATGCCCGTTCGCAAAGAACGAGACAAGGATAGAGATCGAGGGCGAGCTTAAGTCCCGCCCGTATATCGAGGTCACGCTCGAGATGCTGGAGAAGGCCGGGGCACAGGTCGCCACAAATTTCAAGGAGTTCGTGATCCCGACCGAACAGGAATATGATCTCAGGTCATATCGCATACCGGGGGATTTTTCATCGGCATCGTATATGGTCGCGGCAGCGGCCATTACAGGCACGAAGGTGACCGTCAATAACCTGTTCGAGTCAAAACAGGGAGATTCGGCGATACTGGAATACTTGCTGGACATGGGCGCCAACGTATACTGGGATACCGAAAAAGGGAGCGTCACTGTCGAAGGCGGTGAACTTCACGGTATCGAGATAGACGCGAGCGCTACTCCTGACCTGGTCCCGACATTAGCTGTCCTGGGAGCCTGCGCAAAGGGAACTACAAGGATAGTCAACGCCGAGCACGTAAGGTTCAAAGAAACGGACAGGCTGAAGGCGATGGCTAACGAGCTGAAAGAGATGGGCGTGGACATAATCGAGAAACCGGACGGGCTTGTCATCAAGGGAGGCATGATGAGAGGTGCGCACGTGGAAGGATACGATGATCACAGGATAGTCATGTCGCTGGCGATAGCCGGCCTTGTCGCAACCGGGACCACTACCATAACTGACGCGGATGCCATCAACATTTCATATCCTGGCTTCTTTGACGATTTAAAAAAGCTTGGTGCTAAGGTGGAGTTTTAA
- a CDS encoding TatD family hydrolase: MLPITDNHMHINLVSGRGMEAIKEFKNVGGTHVLIVSLPASELGFTIKSSEDYHRVYGLTLDAVKQANEFVKAYAVVGVHPAEFIGMCGPYGMDKAYEIVKEGLEMAAKYVAEGKAIAIKSGRPHYPVTPEQWEASNALMSYAMQLCKEQGCAIQLHTESEEGTMESISGIARNVGMQPYKVIKHFSPPLVKHCENLHVFPSVIATKGALEEALSQGTRFMLETDYCDDANRPGAVLGPKTVPRKTKDAIRNGVPEEVFYRIHKDNPERSYDIKIEV, from the coding sequence ATGTTACCTATCACAGATAATCACATGCATATCAACCTGGTGTCCGGTAGGGGCATGGAAGCCATAAAAGAGTTCAAGAACGTCGGAGGAACTCATGTCCTCATTGTCTCTTTACCCGCATCGGAGCTTGGATTCACCATAAAGAGCTCTGAAGACTACCACAGAGTATACGGACTGACACTGGACGCGGTCAAACAGGCGAACGAGTTCGTCAAGGCATATGCAGTCGTCGGCGTGCACCCCGCAGAGTTTATTGGCATGTGCGGTCCATATGGCATGGATAAGGCATATGAGATAGTAAAGGAAGGCCTTGAGATGGCCGCCAAATACGTGGCCGAAGGAAAGGCCATAGCCATTAAATCAGGCAGGCCGCATTACCCGGTGACCCCTGAACAATGGGAAGCTTCCAACGCTCTTATGAGCTATGCCATGCAGCTCTGCAAAGAACAGGGCTGTGCGATACAGCTTCATACTGAAAGCGAAGAAGGCACTATGGAAAGCATCTCCGGGATCGCCAGAAACGTGGGGATGCAGCCATACAAGGTCATCAAGCATTTCTCTCCGCCGCTGGTAAAACATTGTGAAAACCTTCATGTCTTTCCTTCCGTCATAGCGACAAAAGGCGCTCTGGAAGAAGCTTTATCGCAGGGGACCCGGTTCATGCTCGAGACCGATTATTGTGACGACGCGAACAGGCCCGGAGCCGTACTTGGACCTAAGACCGTGCCACGCAAGACAAAAGACGCGATAAGGAATGGCGTTCCGGAAGAGGTCTTCTACAGGATACACAAGGACAATCCCGAAAGGTCGTATGACATAAAGATCGAAGTTTAA
- a CDS encoding translation initiation factor IF-2 subunit beta — translation MEGYDALLSRAISKRPDFETSGERFVVPKLRTFIEGRTTIWENFEEIRETLNREADHFVKFLLKELGTAGKVEGNRLILQGRFSSEMISSVVNAYFEEFVRCAECGRPDTKLIKYDRIMTLKCDACGAQRSIQKRKQRSSSMPAPAPAIEEGKSYELRIDAVGKKGDGIAKVDKFTIFVPGVRSGDIVKARINKIDGNLAFASKE, via the coding sequence ATGGAAGGATACGACGCATTATTAAGCAGGGCCATATCTAAGAGACCCGATTTTGAAACGAGCGGAGAACGATTTGTCGTTCCGAAACTGAGGACGTTCATCGAAGGTCGTACGACTATCTGGGAAAACTTTGAGGAGATAAGGGAGACTCTCAATAGAGAGGCTGACCATTTTGTGAAATTCCTTTTAAAAGAGCTGGGAACCGCCGGCAAAGTCGAAGGTAACAGGCTTATACTACAGGGGCGTTTCTCCTCTGAAATGATCTCATCGGTCGTCAACGCATATTTTGAGGAATTTGTCAGGTGCGCCGAATGCGGCAGGCCGGACACGAAGCTCATAAAATATGACCGTATAATGACCCTAAAATGTGACGCCTGCGGAGCGCAGCGTTCGATCCAGAAGAGGAAACAGCGCTCGTCATCCATGCCCGCGCCCGCCCCCGCGATAGAAGAGGGTAAATCCTACGAGCTCAGGATAGATGCTGTAGGGAAGAAGGGCGATGGTATAGCTAAGGTCGATAAATTCACCATATTCGTCCCGGGCGTAAGGTCCGGCGATATAGTTAAGGCCCGCATAAACAAGATAGACGGGAACCTCGCGTTCGCGTCAAAAGAATAA
- a CDS encoding 50S ribosomal protein L16 — protein MARKPGRMYKSFSGPAYTRRKYMGGVPGVKVTQFDMGNLTEELPVAITLVVNETCQIRHDALEAARISANRYLMSDIGKQYYRFKVRVYPHQVLRENKQATGAGADRVSDGMRRAFGKAIGTAARVYEGQGIFTIWTTPQNFEKAKEALRRAGHKLPTPVRFVVEKGQELLK, from the coding sequence ATGGCGAGAAAACCAGGAAGAATGTACAAGAGCTTTTCAGGCCCGGCATATACCAGGAGAAAATACATGGGCGGTGTGCCAGGCGTTAAGGTCACCCAGTTCGACATGGGAAACCTCACCGAAGAATTACCCGTTGCAATAACTCTTGTAGTGAATGAAACCTGCCAGATAAGGCACGATGCACTTGAAGCAGCACGTATATCTGCAAACAGGTACCTCATGAGCGATATTGGAAAACAGTACTACAGGTTCAAGGTAAGGGTCTACCCGCACCAGGTCCTGAGAGAGAACAAGCAGGCCACCGGCGCAGGAGCAGACCGTGTATCCGATGGTATGAGAAGGGCATTCGGCAAGGCGATCGGAACCGCTGCGAGAGTATACGAGGGTCAGGGTATCTTCACCATATGGACCACCCCGCAGAACTTTGAGAAGGCAAAGGAAGCATTAAGACGCGCGGGCCACAAGTTACCGACTCCGGTAAGGTTCGTAGTCGAAAAGGGTCAAGAACTGTTAAAGTAA
- the cfbB gene encoding Ni-sirohydrochlorin a,c-diamide synthase, with product MINTPRIILAGDRSSAGKTTISVGIMSLLCEKGYGVQPFKVGLDYIDPSYHSLVTNRIGGNLDGFLMTDKAIIEAFEHSSKDSDIAVIEGVRGLYEGLESLSDVGSTAQIAKILKSPVIMIVDAQSITRSTAAIVKGYCEFDKNVNIRGVILNKIGSDRHAEKAKLAIEKYTGIEVLGSIPRNKSMNLTMRHLGLIPAREGASRVEDFDAKLSKIKSVIKDHVNIDRILEIAKESPRLKSPKSDIFTREKDAGIKVGVALDESFNFYYKDNIDLLRLKGAEVVNFSPLHDDKIPEVDGLIIGGGYPEIFAKELSDNEPMRKSILEASKRGMPIYGECGGLMYLTGGLECEDGKCYDMVGAVDGKASMKHIRTISYVMGRFEKDTPIGKEGTMFKGHEFHHSVITDLPFDAKFAYRMDRGIGIKDGMDGLIKNNTLASYTHLHAASYTSFAKKFIESCIIYKELV from the coding sequence ATGATCAATACACCAAGGATAATCCTGGCCGGTGACAGAAGTTCAGCCGGAAAGACTACGATCTCCGTAGGCATCATGTCGCTACTCTGCGAGAAGGGATACGGAGTGCAGCCTTTTAAAGTGGGGCTGGATTACATAGACCCGAGCTATCATTCGCTTGTCACTAACAGGATCGGCGGGAACCTTGACGGTTTTTTAATGACCGATAAGGCGATAATCGAGGCTTTTGAACACTCGTCGAAGGACTCGGACATCGCGGTCATAGAAGGCGTAAGAGGATTATACGAAGGCCTCGAAAGCCTGTCGGACGTCGGGTCTACGGCACAGATAGCCAAGATATTAAAGTCCCCGGTCATCATGATCGTCGATGCGCAGAGCATCACCAGGAGCACTGCTGCCATCGTGAAGGGATACTGCGAGTTCGATAAGAACGTGAACATACGCGGCGTCATACTTAACAAGATCGGCAGCGACAGGCATGCTGAAAAGGCTAAGCTCGCGATCGAGAAATATACCGGGATCGAAGTGCTTGGGTCCATCCCGCGGAACAAGTCAATGAACCTTACCATGAGGCATCTCGGGCTGATACCTGCCAGGGAAGGTGCGTCAAGGGTGGAAGACTTTGATGCGAAGCTCTCAAAGATAAAATCCGTGATCAAAGATCATGTGAACATAGACCGCATACTCGAGATCGCCAAAGAATCGCCAAGGCTTAAGTCGCCGAAAAGCGATATCTTCACCAGGGAGAAGGATGCAGGTATCAAGGTGGGCGTAGCGCTTGACGAGTCATTTAACTTTTATTATAAGGATAACATCGACCTCTTAAGGCTCAAAGGAGCGGAGGTCGTTAATTTCAGCCCGCTGCACGACGATAAGATACCGGAGGTCGACGGGCTGATAATCGGCGGAGGCTATCCGGAGATATTCGCGAAGGAACTTTCGGATAACGAGCCCATGAGAAAGTCCATCCTCGAAGCGTCAAAGAGAGGCATGCCCATATATGGCGAATGCGGAGGGCTGATGTACCTCACCGGAGGGCTTGAGTGCGAGGACGGTAAATGCTACGACATGGTCGGGGCAGTGGACGGAAAAGCTTCCATGAAGCATATTCGCACTATCAGCTATGTTATGGGCCGTTTTGAGAAAGACACCCCGATAGGGAAAGAAGGCACCATGTTCAAGGGCCATGAATTCCATCATTCGGTCATAACTGATCTGCCGTTTGATGCGAAGTTCGCATACCGCATGGACAGGGGGATCGGCATAAAGGATGGCATGGACGGCCTTATTAAGAATAATACCCTTGCTTCCTACACACATCTTCATGCTGCGTCATACACGTCATTCGCTAAAAAGTTCATAGAGTCATGTATCATTTACAAAGAACTTGTTTAA
- the cfbC gene encoding Ni-sirohydrochlorin a,c-diamide reductive cyclase ATP-dependent reductase subunit translates to MSQKQLAIYGKGGIGKSSTASNVAAAMGETGKKVMLIGCDPKSDSSITLLNGKRIPTIMDTMRKKGEIKEEDVIFEGFMGVKCAEVGGPEPGVGCAGRGIIVAVQTLQKISSSLKEADVVIFDVPGDIVCGGFAVPITKGMVREAYIITSGEYMPLYAANNICRGLKTLNTPLSGIICNEREASGEKEIVESFAGKLGVPMLAYIPRRKLVQDCEREGRSVIEGSPGSEMANIYRGLAGRILTEKDKKVPDSLDDEDLRKLTRI, encoded by the coding sequence ATGAGCCAGAAACAATTGGCGATATATGGCAAAGGCGGGATAGGCAAATCGTCGACAGCATCTAATGTCGCCGCCGCAATGGGCGAAACTGGTAAAAAGGTCATGCTCATAGGATGCGACCCTAAGAGTGACTCTTCCATAACTCTCCTGAACGGAAAAAGGATACCCACAATAATGGATACGATGCGTAAAAAGGGAGAGATAAAAGAGGAGGACGTCATCTTCGAAGGCTTCATGGGAGTCAAATGCGCCGAGGTAGGCGGTCCCGAGCCGGGAGTGGGATGCGCGGGGCGCGGCATCATAGTGGCTGTCCAGACACTGCAGAAGATATCCTCGTCGCTGAAAGAAGCGGACGTCGTGATATTCGACGTTCCCGGTGATATCGTATGCGGAGGCTTTGCCGTGCCTATCACCAAAGGCATGGTGAGAGAGGCATACATAATAACTTCCGGAGAGTATATGCCGCTGTATGCGGCCAATAACATATGCAGAGGCCTTAAGACCCTCAATACCCCGCTATCCGGGATAATCTGCAACGAGCGCGAAGCGTCCGGCGAAAAGGAGATAGTCGAAAGTTTTGCCGGAAAGCTGGGAGTGCCGATGCTGGCGTATATCCCGAGACGCAAGCTGGTGCAGGACTGCGAAAGAGAGGGCCGGAGCGTCATCGAGGGCAGCCCGGGGTCAGAGATGGCGAATATATATAGAGGGCTTGCCGGGCGGATTTTAACGGAAAAAGATAAAAAGGTTCCAGATTCATTAGATGACGAAGACCTAAGGAAACTGACCAGAATATGA
- the cfbD gene encoding Ni-sirohydrochlorin a,c-diamide reductive cyclase catalytic subunit, producing MAISINERIIQPRPSSIVAALYTLRDLDTDVAILHGPSGCCFKHSRLLEEDGMRVVTTAMCDSDYVFGGHDILVEVLEKVMDRFNPKTVGIVGTCASMIIGENFHRAVEEVNPGIPVIEVEIHAGFGDNTYGASVTLEAAHAVGLIDERELERQKEMLRLATELEKKFGAASKDYIEPSRGDLKYKVCGRLLELMGQGKKGISVLNAKKETAYMFADVNLAVSQAAKALGAPEPVTIANLDPNIGLPRIRRYASTITSQMADKGVGIDAITGGLDEYSITGERAADIIKEKYGDHDYVVLSGVPHAIPYDAIKGMEIFSITNGPRQVEPIRNIGHQHVTVEIDLHPKTLGVTGMVESEFGATLRSMLEDKR from the coding sequence ATGGCAATTTCTATTAACGAGCGCATCATACAGCCGAGGCCCAGCTCTATAGTAGCCGCGCTATACACACTCAGAGACCTCGATACGGACGTGGCTATACTTCACGGGCCATCAGGCTGCTGTTTTAAACATTCCCGCCTGCTTGAGGAGGACGGCATGAGGGTGGTCACTACCGCCATGTGTGATTCCGACTATGTGTTCGGAGGCCATGACATTCTAGTAGAGGTGCTGGAAAAGGTAATGGACAGGTTTAACCCTAAGACCGTCGGGATTGTCGGGACGTGCGCGAGCATGATCATCGGCGAGAACTTCCACAGGGCGGTCGAGGAAGTAAATCCGGGCATACCGGTCATAGAAGTTGAGATCCACGCGGGGTTCGGGGACAATACATACGGCGCCTCCGTCACTCTCGAAGCCGCTCATGCCGTCGGCCTCATTGATGAGAGAGAGCTGGAAAGGCAAAAAGAGATGTTAAGGCTCGCGACCGAGCTGGAGAAAAAATTCGGCGCTGCAAGCAAGGATTATATCGAGCCGTCCCGCGGAGACCTGAAATATAAAGTGTGCGGCAGGCTGCTTGAATTGATGGGGCAGGGCAAGAAAGGTATCTCGGTGCTTAACGCGAAAAAAGAGACGGCATATATGTTCGCGGACGTTAACCTCGCAGTCAGCCAGGCGGCAAAAGCTCTCGGAGCCCCTGAGCCCGTGACCATTGCGAACCTTGACCCGAACATAGGCCTTCCCAGGATCAGGCGATATGCAAGCACCATAACGTCCCAGATGGCTGATAAGGGTGTCGGCATAGACGCGATCACCGGAGGGCTGGACGAGTATTCTATCACAGGGGAGAGAGCGGCCGATATCATAAAGGAGAAATATGGCGATCACGACTATGTCGTACTTTCGGGCGTGCCCCACGCGATCCCGTACGATGCCATTAAAGGAATGGAGATATTTTCGATCACGAACGGCCCGAGGCAGGTAGAACCCATCAGGAATATCGGCCACCAGCATGTGACGGTCGAGATAGACCTTCATCCCAAGACGCTTGGAGTGACGGGTATGGTCGAGTCGGAGTTCGGCGCGACTTTAAGGAGCATGCTGGAGGATAAAAGATGA
- the cfbE gene encoding coenzyme F430 synthase has protein sequence MYLDGISRIGVLDINHGGILLAESLISLGFDAFAVDVYGTKKSAGSMVPVFDPEEVGDFDALASPVHMPPVSILKKAIDEKKPVFTHHMMAGMIINSTGRLNGIRSVEVTGTYGKTTTCTMLAGILKDAGEKVLLHTSRGLYYDGILIRQKLSITPANMIEALDTAKDAGLKPTICVFEVSLGGCGTADIGAITTLDRDYPIAGGSKRSGEAKMQMISNRKPGSDLIINSAIKIPVPNAITFGPGGDVSFTENGRIRYNIMSGEGPVSGEFFPAFNDGFDRDAYSEPLLCAAAAALKLGAGHENIKSMLAKFHGIEGRMKNSDLQGRILLDNSNSGLSFDGILKALESTKRYNAKKVLIIGEEAYNVCDGLDPEKAMNVIENAGVDGIVLVGDRLRALNGGKHMVSDDLSSGLAIALDITAPGDLIISCVKTWR, from the coding sequence ATGTACCTTGACGGCATATCGAGGATAGGAGTGCTCGATATCAATCACGGCGGGATACTGCTGGCGGAAAGCCTGATATCCCTCGGGTTTGATGCTTTCGCCGTGGACGTCTACGGTACGAAGAAAAGTGCCGGTTCAATGGTCCCGGTCTTTGATCCCGAAGAGGTTGGCGATTTTGACGCCCTTGCCTCTCCTGTACACATGCCGCCCGTTAGCATCTTAAAAAAAGCTATCGATGAAAAAAAGCCTGTTTTTACCCACCATATGATGGCGGGAATGATAATCAACTCCACTGGAAGGCTTAATGGTATCAGGTCCGTTGAGGTGACCGGCACTTATGGCAAGACAACTACGTGTACTATGCTTGCCGGTATCCTAAAGGATGCGGGAGAAAAAGTACTGCTCCATACAAGCAGAGGCCTGTATTACGACGGCATCCTGATACGGCAAAAGCTAAGCATTACGCCAGCGAATATGATAGAGGCGCTTGATACGGCAAAGGATGCCGGGCTAAAGCCCACGATATGCGTGTTCGAGGTATCCCTGGGGGGATGCGGGACCGCGGATATCGGGGCCATCACTACGCTTGACAGGGATTATCCGATCGCCGGAGGCTCGAAGAGGTCGGGCGAAGCAAAGATGCAGATGATCAGTAACAGGAAACCCGGAAGCGACCTGATCATTAACAGCGCTATCAAGATACCGGTCCCGAATGCCATCACATTTGGCCCGGGCGGCGATGTTTCATTTACCGAAAATGGCCGCATCAGGTATAATATTATGTCCGGAGAGGGGCCCGTCTCCGGCGAGTTCTTCCCCGCATTCAACGACGGTTTCGACAGGGATGCTTACAGTGAACCATTATTATGTGCGGCGGCGGCAGCATTGAAGCTAGGGGCCGGCCATGAAAATATCAAGTCAATGCTCGCAAAGTTCCACGGTATCGAAGGCAGAATGAAGAACAGCGACCTTCAGGGCCGCATACTGCTTGATAATTCAAACTCCGGTCTCTCGTTCGACGGCATACTAAAAGCCCTTGAGAGTACGAAAAGGTATAATGCCAAAAAAGTACTGATAATCGGGGAAGAAGCGTATAATGTCTGTGACGGGCTTGACCCCGAAAAAGCTATGAATGTTATTGAGAACGCCGGCGTCGACGGGATCGTACTCGTGGGCGATAGGTTACGCGCCCTGAACGGAGGCAAGCACATGGTCTCCGATGACCTGTCCTCAGGATTGGCGATAGCGCTGGATATTACGGCGCCCGGCGATCTGATCATATCCTGCGTAAAAACATGGAGGTAA
- the cfbA gene encoding sirohydrochlorin nickelochelatase, producing MDDEKFGLLVVGHGSSMPYNKELIEDIAGRLSKKIPNAVTRVGFMNINKPSIKDGIDSFKDTGVKKIVVFPLFLAKGVHTKEDVPGLIGLTEGQKRINYDGYDIVYADPLGADDLIAELSTKRIQEAYTIYNPN from the coding sequence ATGGACGATGAAAAATTTGGTCTTTTAGTCGTTGGGCACGGCAGTTCTATGCCGTATAACAAAGAGCTCATAGAAGACATCGCTGGAAGGTTATCTAAAAAGATCCCCAATGCAGTGACAAGAGTAGGTTTCATGAACATCAACAAGCCATCGATAAAGGACGGCATAGATTCTTTCAAGGACACAGGCGTCAAGAAGATCGTAGTTTTCCCGCTGTTCCTGGCAAAAGGAGTCCATACCAAGGAAGACGTTCCCGGACTTATCGGCCTTACCGAGGGGCAGAAGAGGATCAATTACGACGGGTATGACATAGTATATGCTGACCCGCTGGGAGCCGACGACCTCATAGCAGAGCTTTCGACAAAGCGTATACAGGAAGCATATACAATATACAATCCAAACTGA